GAGGAATTCCTTGACGGGGAAGAGTTCTCTCTCTTTGCCTTTGTCAATGGGGACAAGTTCTACATCATGCCAACGGCTCAGGACCACAAACGTGCTTATGATGGCGACAAGGGTCCTAACACTGGTGGGATGGGTGCCTATGCGCCAGTTCCTCACTTGCCACAGAGCGTGGTTGACACAGCGGTTGACACTATTGTCAAGCCAGTTCTTGAAGGTATGATCAAAGAAGGTCGTCCTTACACTGGTGTCCTTTACGCTGGACTTATCTTGACAGCTGATGGCCCTAAAGTCATCGAGTTCAACTCACGTTTTGGTGATCCTGAAACACAAATCATCTTGCCTCGTTTGACATCTGACTTTGCACAAAACATCACTGACATTTTGGAAGGCAAAGAGCCAGCCATCACTTGGACGGACAAGGGTGTGACACTTGGTGTGGTTGTAGCCTCAAACGGCTACCCACTCGCTTATGAGAAGGGTGTCAAACTTCCAGCCAAGACAGAGGGTGACATCATCACTTACTATGCTGGTGCTAAATTCGCTGAAAATGGCCAAGACCTCCTCTCAAACGGAGGACGTGTCTACATGCTTGTCACAACAGCAGATACCGTCAAAGATGGCCAAAACATTATCTACAACGAACTCAACAAACAAAACACAGAAGGCCTCTTCTATCGTACGGATATCGGTAGCAAGGCTAACAAATAAAACTCTTTGAAAATCTTCGATTGGCTGTGTTAAAGCTCCTTGATGAACTTTAGTTCTATCTTCGTCGCTTTGCCTTGTCATTCTATGATTTTCTTTGAGTTTTTGAATATCAATGCTATTTTAGGCGACGAAGTCGCCAATCCGATAATGGTCGTTTGATTTGCGAGCGTTAGCGAGCTAGTATAGGATAATCGTCGCAGTAGTGGAACTCCTAGTAGCAGAGCTACTAGGAGCGGAAAACTGGAGACTCAGGCTCCAGTTTTAGTAATGGAACGCTACAGGCGGTCGCTTACGTCCGCACTACATTAGACGATTATCAAAAAAGGAGAAAAAATGAAACCAGTAATTTCCATTATCATGGGCTCAAAATCCGACTGGGCAACCATGCAAAAAGCCGCTGAAGTCCTCGACAACTTCGGTGTTGCTTACGAAAAGAAAGTTGTTTCCGCACACCGTACACCGGACCTCATGTTCAAACATGCCGAAGAAGCACGTAGCCGTGGCATAAAGGTCATCATCGCTGGTGCGGGTGGCGCTGCTCACTTGCCAGGTATGGTTGCTGCCAAAACAACCCTTCCAGTCATTGGTGTGCCAGTCAAATCACGTGCTCTTAGCGGTGTGGATTCGCTCTACTCTATCGTTCAGATGCCAGGTGGTGTACCTGTCGCAACTATGGCTATCGGTGAAGCTGGTGCGACTAACGCTGCCCTCTTTGCCCTCCGTCTCCTCTCAGTAGATGACAAGGCCATTGCGGATGCGCTTGCTAACTTTGCTGAAGAACAAGGAAAAATCGCAGAGGAGTCTACAAATGAGCTCAACTAAAACCATTGGTATCATCGGTGGCGGTCAGCTCGGTCAGATGATGGCTATCTCAGCTATCTACATGGGCCACAAGGTTATCACCCTTGATCCTGCAGCAGATTGCCCATCTTCTCGTGTGTCTGAGGTTATCGTGGCCCCTTACGACGATGTAGATGCCCTTCGTCAGTTGGCGGACCGCTGTGACGTTCTCACTTATGAGTTTGAAAATGTCGACGCTGACGGCCTTGACGCTGTCATCAAAGACGGTCAACTTCCACAAGGAACAGACCTGCTTCGTATTTCACAAAACCGTATTTTTGAGAAGGACTTCCTCTCAAACAAGGCTAAAGTGACCGTTGCCCCTTACAAGGTCGTAACATCTAGCCTTGATTTGGAAGATATTGACCTTTCTAAAAAATACGTCCTCAAGACAGCGACAGGTGGTTACGATGGCCACGGTCAAAAAGTCATCACATCAGCTGACGATTTGGAAGAGGCAAATGCCCTCGCTAACTCAGCCGAGTGTGTCTTGGAAGAGTTCGTTAACTTTGACCTTGAAATTTCAGTCATCGTGTCTGGTAACGGTAAGGATGTGACGGTTTTTCCAGTTCAGGAAAATATCCATCGCAACAACATCCTCTCTAAAACCATCGTGCCTGCTCGTATTTCTGATAGTCTAGCTGAGAAAGCTAAAGCCATGGCTGTGAAGATCGCTGAACAACTTAACCTCTCGGGTACCCTCTGTGTGGAAATGTTTGCGACAGCTGATGACATCATCGTCAACGAAATTGCACCACGCCCACACAATTCAGGCCACTACTCAATTGAAGCTTGCGACTTTTCACAGTTTGACACGCATATCTTGGGCGTTCTCGGAGCACCACTTCCAGCAATCCACCTCCATGCACCTGCTGTCATGCTCAACGTCCTCGGTCAACACGTCGAAGCAGCTGAGCGTTATGTCACAGAAAATCCAAGCGCCCACCTCCACTTGTATGGTAAACTAGAAGCGAAGCACAACCGCAAAATGGGTCATGTGACTTTGTTTAGTGATGAACCAGATAGTGTGGTTGAGTTTGGGAAAGGAATTGATTTTTAGGTGAAAATAGCAATCCTAGGGCTCGGAGTCATTGGAACGACTTATGCCTATGCTTTTCAAAAAGCAGGTCATCAAGTAGAACATGTCCTTAGAGACAGTAAGCGGAACAATGCTCCCAAATCCCTATCGGTTGATTTGCTAGATGGTCGCTATCATTCCAAAGGTGAGAACAAGCATGATACCTATGAGGTTCATGTGGCAGAAGCTGATTCGGAATATGATTTTATTTTTCTCAGTGTTCGTCATGGTTTTGTCAAAGAAGCCGTGGAAACCTTGCGAAAAAATAATATCAAAGGTACCCTTGTTTTCTTCTGTAATTTCTGGGATACTCGAAAAGAGGTCAAAGAGTGGGCAGGAGATTACGACTATATTCTAGCCTTTCCGACAGCGGGTGGTCACATGCAGGAAGACCATTTGGATGGTGTCTTATTTGACCATTTAATGCTCGAAGGTGAGCAAAAAGCACACATTTCTAACTATACTGATTTGACGACTTTGCTGAGTTCTGCAGATTTGAAGTGGGAAGTTCCTCATGATATGGTCGAGTGGATTTGGATTCACATGGCGATTAATGCGGGTGTTACTTCGACAGCTGCACGTTCAGGAAATTTGGAAAATCCAGAAGAATTGGCCTTGAACTTGATGAATAGTTCTTCGGAATTATCATTAGCCATCAAGGCCATTCGAGAAGCTTTGAAAGTCGTAGAAGCGCGTGGTGTAAATTTGAAGCTTTACAAAGCTGAACTCTTACCTTACAAAATCCCCGCTTGGATAGCCGGCAAGGCCATGAAAGTCATGTTTGCGAAAAATGAGCTGACCCGAAAAATTATGACTTTGCACAATGATAAACAGGACATCTTCTATTGTTGTCAAAGTGTCTATCAGACCGGTCAGGAATTAGGTGTTGAGATGCCCATTCTTGAAGCAAATATGAAGGGAATTTCGATTTAGGAGGTTTTATGATTCAACTCATCGTCAACGCATTTGTTGAAAAAGATAAGACTGGAGCAGTCGTCGAAGTCTTGTATGCTAGTAGCAATCACGAAAAAGTGAGAGCTAAGTATGAAGAGTTGGTTGCTCAATATCCTGAAAACTATTTAGCTATCTATGATTTGCCGATGGATACTGATTTGAATAAACTAGATCACTATCTATCAGTGTGGATTGGGAAAGAAGAGTTTGAATAGGAGACCTTAATGGCGATATTTAATTTTGGAAAACCCAAAGATGAAGCTTTAGAAAATAAAATTCAGAGATTAAATCAAGAGATTGCTATTCAAAAAGCAAAACTGGCAGATTTAAAAGCTCAAATAAAGATAGCAGACGATATAGTCTCGTTAAATACTGAGTTATCTCAGAAACGGTCAGAATTATTTGCTATTCAGAACGAGATTTCCTTAGCTAATGACACACTTGGATTACAAGAGTTTGGATTTTTTGAAAGACAGTATAAGTTTTCTGATAGCACAAAATATAAGGAAGCTTTAGATAATTTGAGAAAACAGCAGAAAGACTTAGTTAAATTTGGTCAGGCTGGTAGAATTATAGTACCTATGCTTTTAGATAATAATCAAAGCAAGGGAAAGGCAATGCAGAATCAGCTTATTAAAGCAGCTATTCGTGGCTTTAATGGTGAAGCGGATGCCTTGTTAGTAAAAGTTTCTGTTTCGAATGTTGAAAAGAAAATTCAGGCATTGAAGAAAGCATTCCAACAACTAAATAGAATGTATTCACGTAATCAAATTGAAATTACGATACCCTATCTAAATTTGAAAATTGAAGAATTACGTCTAGCTGCTGAGTTTGAGCTACAGAAGCAAGAAGAAAAAGAATTACTTCGAGAGCAAAGAGCAAAAGAGCGTGAGGACAAAAAACTTCAGGCTGAAATTAAAGCACGTCGAAAGCAATTGGAAAAAGATAGAACTCACTTTAAAAATATGGTTTCTAAGGTTGAGGAACTTTTGAAAAATGCTACTGGTGAAGAGTTTGAAGAACTTCAGAGACAGTTATCTGAGTACCAAGATAAATTATCTGAATTAGATGAAATCGAAGAAGATATTGATTATCGTGAAGGTCATGCAACTGCCGGCTATGTATATGTAATCTCTAACATTGGTTCTTTTGGTGAAGATGTTTATAAAATTGGAGTTACTCGTCGTTTAGAACCTCTTGAACGCATCAGGGAATTAAGTAGTGCGTCTGTACCTTTTCAATTTGATGTTCATGCTTTGATTTTTAGTGAGGAAGCCTTTGCATTAGAGACTGAATTACATAATCAACTAAGTGAGTATAAGGTTAATAAAGTAAATAACCGTAAAGAATACTTCAAGGTTCCATTTGAAAAAATTAAGGCACTTTTGGATAAACACGAAGAGTTAACTATAGAATTAAATGAGAACGCTGAAGCATTCGAATATAGACAGAGTAAATTAGTGGGTGGTCAATATAAATGAAGTTTTGGCTTATTCTATCGTTAATAATATGTTTTATAGGTTGTGTAATGGGAGTTCTAGGTATGGGAGAACCAAGTGATTGGAAGTCTCAGACAACAAACAGTATTACTACTGATAGAGAAAAAAACAATTATTCTTTAAAACAAAGGTTTTATTTTGCTATAGGAACAATTGTTTGTGTACTACTAATAATGGCTATATTAGTTATATAATTTAAACAAAATATAAATAAAAAGAAAGGAACAAGGGCACTCGTATTCATTAAAACTGAATACGGGCTACGGACTTGGTCAAAAAGATAATTTTTCCTAGAAGCTGACGCTTCTTCGTCTAAACTCCTATTTTGACTGTGTCCGCTTAACGCCCTTAATATCTTAATTATGATCGAACGTTATTCACGCCCTGAGATGGCGAACATTTGGACTGAAGAGAATAAATACCGTGCTTGGCTTGAGGTGGAAATCTTGGCTGACGAAGCATGGGCTGAGTTGGGAGAAATTCCTAAGAAAGATGTGGCTTTGATTCGTGAAAAAGCGGACTTTGACATCGACCGTATTTTGGAAATTGAGCAGCAAACTCGTCACGATGTGGTTGCCTTCACACGTGCGGTTTCTGAGACTCTTGGTGAAGAACGCAAGTGGGTTCACTATGGTTTGACATCTACTGACGTGGTAGACACTGCCTATGGTTACCTCTACAAACAAGCCAACGACATTATCCGCAAGGATCTTGAAAACTTCCTCAACATCATTGCTGATAAAGCGAAAGAACACAAGTTCACTATCATGATGGGTCGTACCCACGGTGTGCACGCTGAGCCTACAACTTTTGGTCTTAAATTGGCAACTTGGTACAGCGAAATGAAACGTAACATTGAGCGTTTCGAGCATGCGGCTGCTGGTGTGGAAGCTGGTAAGATTTCTGGTGCGGTTGGTAACTTTGCCAACATCCCACCATTCGTTGAAAAATACGTCTGCGACAAACTTGGTATACGTGCTCAAGAAATCTCTACACAGGTCCTTCCTCGTGACCTTCACGCTGAGTACTTTGCAGTTCTTGCTAGCATCGCAACTTCTATCGAGCGTATGGCAACTGAAATCCGTGGTCTTCAAAAATCTGAACAACGTGAAGTGGAAGAATTCTTTGCCAAAGGTCAAAAAGGGTCTTCAGCAATGCCTCACAAACGTAACCCAATCGGTTCTGAAAACATGACAGGTCTTGCGCGTGTTATCCGTGGTCACATGGTAACAGCTTATGAAAACGTAGCCCTTTGGCACGAACGTGATATCTCTCACTCATCAGCTGAGCGTATCATCGCACCAGACACAACAATCTTGATTGACTACATGCTCAACCGTTTCGGAAACATCGTTAAGAACTTGACAGTCTTCCCAGAAAACATGATCCGCAACATGAACTCTACATTTGGTTTGATTTTCAGCCAACGTGCTATGCTTACTTTGATTGAAAAAGGCATGACTCGTGAGCAAGCCTACGACCTTGTTCAACCAAAGACTGCCCAATCATGGGATAACCAAGTAGACTTTAAACCACTTCTTGAGTCAGATCCAGAGGTAACATCTCGCCTCACTCAAGAAGAAATCGACGAAATCTTCAACCCAGTTTACTACACT
Above is a window of Streptococcus salivarius DNA encoding:
- the purD gene encoding phosphoribosylamine--glycine ligase, with translation MKLLVVGSGGREHAIAKKLLESKDVEQVFVAPGNDGMTLDGLDLINIGISEHSKLIDFAKANDIAWTFIGPDDALAAGIVDDFNAAGLKAFGPTKAAAELEWSKDFAKEIMVKYDVPTAAYGTFSDFEEAKAYIEEKGAPIVVKADGLALGKGVVVAETVEQAVEAAHEMLLDNKFGDSGARVVIEEFLDGEEFSLFAFVNGDKFYIMPTAQDHKRAYDGDKGPNTGGMGAYAPVPHLPQSVVDTAVDTIVKPVLEGMIKEGRPYTGVLYAGLILTADGPKVIEFNSRFGDPETQIILPRLTSDFAQNITDILEGKEPAITWTDKGVTLGVVVASNGYPLAYEKGVKLPAKTEGDIITYYAGAKFAENGQDLLSNGGRVYMLVTTADTVKDGQNIIYNELNKQNTEGLFYRTDIGSKANK
- the purE gene encoding 5-(carboxyamino)imidazole ribonucleotide mutase, whose translation is MKPVISIIMGSKSDWATMQKAAEVLDNFGVAYEKKVVSAHRTPDLMFKHAEEARSRGIKVIIAGAGGAAHLPGMVAAKTTLPVIGVPVKSRALSGVDSLYSIVQMPGGVPVATMAIGEAGATNAALFALRLLSVDDKAIADALANFAEEQGKIAEESTNELN
- the purK gene encoding 5-(carboxyamino)imidazole ribonucleotide synthase, whose amino-acid sequence is MSSTKTIGIIGGGQLGQMMAISAIYMGHKVITLDPAADCPSSRVSEVIVAPYDDVDALRQLADRCDVLTYEFENVDADGLDAVIKDGQLPQGTDLLRISQNRIFEKDFLSNKAKVTVAPYKVVTSSLDLEDIDLSKKYVLKTATGGYDGHGQKVITSADDLEEANALANSAECVLEEFVNFDLEISVIVSGNGKDVTVFPVQENIHRNNILSKTIVPARISDSLAEKAKAMAVKIAEQLNLSGTLCVEMFATADDIIVNEIAPRPHNSGHYSIEACDFSQFDTHILGVLGAPLPAIHLHAPAVMLNVLGQHVEAAERYVTENPSAHLHLYGKLEAKHNRKMGHVTLFSDEPDSVVEFGKGIDF
- a CDS encoding ketopantoate reductase family protein, producing MKIAILGLGVIGTTYAYAFQKAGHQVEHVLRDSKRNNAPKSLSVDLLDGRYHSKGENKHDTYEVHVAEADSEYDFIFLSVRHGFVKEAVETLRKNNIKGTLVFFCNFWDTRKEVKEWAGDYDYILAFPTAGGHMQEDHLDGVLFDHLMLEGEQKAHISNYTDLTTLLSSADLKWEVPHDMVEWIWIHMAINAGVTSTAARSGNLENPEELALNLMNSSSELSLAIKAIREALKVVEARGVNLKLYKAELLPYKIPAWIAGKAMKVMFAKNELTRKIMTLHNDKQDIFYCCQSVYQTGQELGVEMPILEANMKGISI
- a CDS encoding DUF4041 domain-containing protein; this translates as MAIFNFGKPKDEALENKIQRLNQEIAIQKAKLADLKAQIKIADDIVSLNTELSQKRSELFAIQNEISLANDTLGLQEFGFFERQYKFSDSTKYKEALDNLRKQQKDLVKFGQAGRIIVPMLLDNNQSKGKAMQNQLIKAAIRGFNGEADALLVKVSVSNVEKKIQALKKAFQQLNRMYSRNQIEITIPYLNLKIEELRLAAEFELQKQEEKELLREQRAKEREDKKLQAEIKARRKQLEKDRTHFKNMVSKVEELLKNATGEEFEELQRQLSEYQDKLSELDEIEEDIDYREGHATAGYVYVISNIGSFGEDVYKIGVTRRLEPLERIRELSSASVPFQFDVHALIFSEEAFALETELHNQLSEYKVNKVNNRKEYFKVPFEKIKALLDKHEELTIELNENAEAFEYRQSKLVGGQYK
- the purB gene encoding adenylosuccinate lyase → MIERYSRPEMANIWTEENKYRAWLEVEILADEAWAELGEIPKKDVALIREKADFDIDRILEIEQQTRHDVVAFTRAVSETLGEERKWVHYGLTSTDVVDTAYGYLYKQANDIIRKDLENFLNIIADKAKEHKFTIMMGRTHGVHAEPTTFGLKLATWYSEMKRNIERFEHAAAGVEAGKISGAVGNFANIPPFVEKYVCDKLGIRAQEISTQVLPRDLHAEYFAVLASIATSIERMATEIRGLQKSEQREVEEFFAKGQKGSSAMPHKRNPIGSENMTGLARVIRGHMVTAYENVALWHERDISHSSAERIIAPDTTILIDYMLNRFGNIVKNLTVFPENMIRNMNSTFGLIFSQRAMLTLIEKGMTREQAYDLVQPKTAQSWDNQVDFKPLLESDPEVTSRLTQEEIDEIFNPVYYTKRVDEIFERIGLGD